One Ictalurus furcatus strain D&B chromosome 21, Billie_1.0, whole genome shotgun sequence genomic region harbors:
- the LOC128625043 gene encoding protein Hook homolog 3-like isoform X2 has translation MRHFVSLELSRVAELPLRPLLYAAAAAASAAGVYYYLNNHGDGVRTTLDPADTTPTEDPVQMDSAESDLVEPDLMCDVDEGSVTQTDSTVTQTDSTASEVTLSEAEEKYELESCARLENEKPELLSDVNALQDSVQELKKELSEARKRNDELEMECNKKSQELQLLQIQHNAIKTHLRKECEEEQQAHSDLKSQYNQSMKTLTQTEVSLAEVEEKNVCERYSNDEIVDHMLELRGKIYHDHKREQMRLESEREILQSQYKEIFQQCDELLMDCKREREAHNILKSQYDHLQCWESEREILQSQYKEIFQQCDELLMECVREREAHNILKSQYDNVIETLTHNEELLKQMNW, from the exons ATGCGACATTTTGTGAGTTTAGAGCTTTCTCGGGTGGCAGAACTTCCACTGCGCCCCCTGCTGTATGCGGCCGCAGCTGCAGCTTCGGCCGCGGGAGTTTATTATTATCTCAATAATCATGGCGATGGCGTGAGGACAACGCTGGACCCCGCAGATACAACTCCCACCGAAG ACCCAGTGCAGATGGACTCTGCAGAGTCTGATTTGGTGGAGCCAGACTTGATGTGTGATGTGGATGAAGGCAGTGTGACACAGACTGACAGCACTGTGACACAGACTGACAGCACTGCCTCTGAG GTAACTTTGTCTGAAGCTGAGGAGAAATATGAGCTGGAGTCTTGTGCTCGGCTGGAAAACGAGAAGCCCGAACTGCTGTCTGATGTGAATGCACTGCAAGACTCAGTGCAGGAATTGAAGAAAGAGCTCTCTGAAGCCCGGAAAAGGAATGATGAGCTagaaatg GAgtgtaataaaaaaagtcaGGAGTTGCAGTTGCTGCAGATCCAGCACAATGCGATTAAGACACATTTACGAAAG GAGTGTGAAGAAGAGCAGCAGGCTCACAGCGATCTGAAGTCTCAGTACAATCAGTCGATGAAAACTTTAACACAGACAGAG GTCTCTCTGGCTGAAGTTGAGGAAAAGAATGTTTGTGAAAGGTACTCAAATGATGAAATTGTAGATCATATGCTTGAACTGCGAGGAAAAATCTACCATGACCATAAGCGTGAACAAATGAGGCTG GAATCTGAGCGAGAGATCTTGCAGTCACAGTACAAAGAGATATTCCAACAGTGTGATGAGTTACTAATG GACTGTAAGCGAGAACGGGAGGCTCACAATATCCTGAAGTCACAGTATGATCATCTGCAGTGTTGG GAATCTGAGCGAGAGATCTTGCAGTCACAGTATAAAGAGATATTCCAACAGTGTGATGAGTTACTAATG GAGTGTGTGCGAGAACGGGAGGCTCACAATATCCTGAAGTCACAGTACGATAATGTGATAGAAACGTTAACACACAACGAGGAGTTGTTAAAG cagatgaactggtAG
- the LOC128625043 gene encoding protein Hook homolog 1-like isoform X1, which produces MRHFVSLELSRVAELPLRPLLYAAAAAASAAGVYYYLNNHGDGVRTTLDPADTTPTEDPVQMDSAESDLVEPDLMCDVDEGSVTQTDSTVTQTDSTASEVTLSEAEEKYELESCARLENEKPELLSDVNALQDSVQELKKELSEARKRNDELEMECNKKSQELQLLQIQHNAIKTHLRKECEEEQQAHSDLKSQYNQSMKTLTQTEVSLAEVEEKNVCERYSNDEIVDHMLELRGKIYHDHKREQMRLESEREILQSQYKEIFQQCDELLMDCKREREAHNILKSQYDHLQCWESEREILQSQYKEIFQQCDELLMECVREREAHNILKSQYDNVIETLTHNEELLKNFQISLDEAEEIYWPAMEFSTQLESNLSPAVGGRALEDTQSVTR; this is translated from the exons ATGCGACATTTTGTGAGTTTAGAGCTTTCTCGGGTGGCAGAACTTCCACTGCGCCCCCTGCTGTATGCGGCCGCAGCTGCAGCTTCGGCCGCGGGAGTTTATTATTATCTCAATAATCATGGCGATGGCGTGAGGACAACGCTGGACCCCGCAGATACAACTCCCACCGAAG ACCCAGTGCAGATGGACTCTGCAGAGTCTGATTTGGTGGAGCCAGACTTGATGTGTGATGTGGATGAAGGCAGTGTGACACAGACTGACAGCACTGTGACACAGACTGACAGCACTGCCTCTGAG GTAACTTTGTCTGAAGCTGAGGAGAAATATGAGCTGGAGTCTTGTGCTCGGCTGGAAAACGAGAAGCCCGAACTGCTGTCTGATGTGAATGCACTGCAAGACTCAGTGCAGGAATTGAAGAAAGAGCTCTCTGAAGCCCGGAAAAGGAATGATGAGCTagaaatg GAgtgtaataaaaaaagtcaGGAGTTGCAGTTGCTGCAGATCCAGCACAATGCGATTAAGACACATTTACGAAAG GAGTGTGAAGAAGAGCAGCAGGCTCACAGCGATCTGAAGTCTCAGTACAATCAGTCGATGAAAACTTTAACACAGACAGAG GTCTCTCTGGCTGAAGTTGAGGAAAAGAATGTTTGTGAAAGGTACTCAAATGATGAAATTGTAGATCATATGCTTGAACTGCGAGGAAAAATCTACCATGACCATAAGCGTGAACAAATGAGGCTG GAATCTGAGCGAGAGATCTTGCAGTCACAGTACAAAGAGATATTCCAACAGTGTGATGAGTTACTAATG GACTGTAAGCGAGAACGGGAGGCTCACAATATCCTGAAGTCACAGTATGATCATCTGCAGTGTTGG GAATCTGAGCGAGAGATCTTGCAGTCACAGTATAAAGAGATATTCCAACAGTGTGATGAGTTACTAATG GAGTGTGTGCGAGAACGGGAGGCTCACAATATCCTGAAGTCACAGTACGATAATGTGATAGAAACGTTAACACACAACGAGGAGTTGTTAAAG AACTTCCAGATCTCCTTGGATGAAGCTGAGGAAATATACTGGCCTGCAATGGAGTTCAGTACTCAGCTGGAGTCTAACCTCAGTCCAGCAGTAGGAGGAAGAGCTCTGGAAGACACACAAAGTGTGACGAGATAA
- the LOC128625043 gene encoding uncharacterized protein LOC128625043 isoform X3 translates to MRHFVSLELSRVAELPLRPLLYAAAAAASAAGVYYYLNNHGDGVRTTLDPADTTPTEDPVQMDSAESDLVEPDLMCDVDEGSVTQTDSTVTQTDSTASEVTLSEAEEKYELESCARLENEKPELLSDVNALQDSVQELKKELSEARKRNDELEMECNKKSQELQLLQIQHNAIKTHLRKECEEEQQAHSDLKSQYNQSMKTLTQTEVSLAEVEEKNVCERYSNDEIVDHMLELRGKIYHDHKREQMRLESEREILQSQYKEIFQQCDELLMECVREREAHNILKSQYDNVIETLTHNEELLKNFQISLDEAEEIYWPAMEFSTQLESNLSPAVGGRALEDTQSVTR, encoded by the exons ATGCGACATTTTGTGAGTTTAGAGCTTTCTCGGGTGGCAGAACTTCCACTGCGCCCCCTGCTGTATGCGGCCGCAGCTGCAGCTTCGGCCGCGGGAGTTTATTATTATCTCAATAATCATGGCGATGGCGTGAGGACAACGCTGGACCCCGCAGATACAACTCCCACCGAAG ACCCAGTGCAGATGGACTCTGCAGAGTCTGATTTGGTGGAGCCAGACTTGATGTGTGATGTGGATGAAGGCAGTGTGACACAGACTGACAGCACTGTGACACAGACTGACAGCACTGCCTCTGAG GTAACTTTGTCTGAAGCTGAGGAGAAATATGAGCTGGAGTCTTGTGCTCGGCTGGAAAACGAGAAGCCCGAACTGCTGTCTGATGTGAATGCACTGCAAGACTCAGTGCAGGAATTGAAGAAAGAGCTCTCTGAAGCCCGGAAAAGGAATGATGAGCTagaaatg GAgtgtaataaaaaaagtcaGGAGTTGCAGTTGCTGCAGATCCAGCACAATGCGATTAAGACACATTTACGAAAG GAGTGTGAAGAAGAGCAGCAGGCTCACAGCGATCTGAAGTCTCAGTACAATCAGTCGATGAAAACTTTAACACAGACAGAG GTCTCTCTGGCTGAAGTTGAGGAAAAGAATGTTTGTGAAAGGTACTCAAATGATGAAATTGTAGATCATATGCTTGAACTGCGAGGAAAAATCTACCATGACCATAAGCGTGAACAAATGAGGCTG GAATCTGAGCGAGAGATCTTGCAGTCACAGTACAAAGAGATATTCCAACAGTGTGATGAGTTACTAATG GAGTGTGTGCGAGAACGGGAGGCTCACAATATCCTGAAGTCACAGTACGATAATGTGATAGAAACGTTAACACACAACGAGGAGTTGTTAAAG AACTTCCAGATCTCCTTGGATGAAGCTGAGGAAATATACTGGCCTGCAATGGAGTTCAGTACTCAGCTGGAGTCTAACCTCAGTCCAGCAGTAGGAGGAAGAGCTCTGGAAGACACACAAAGTGTGACGAGATAA